A genomic segment from Methanoplanus limicola DSM 2279 encodes:
- a CDS encoding class I SAM-dependent methyltransferase: MNTRRNSIGADWDLIWNEVNSANISCGAYGECASIWESKEQAESFLKSSEDDPTRLNYILGELPLSPEFRVLDIGSGPGTVAVPVAGKVAHVTAVEPSPGMADVMEKYAARKGVSNLDIVRKRWEDLDPFTELSGPYDLVIASYSLGMQDLGEAVRKMCAVSSGRVYIFWISGLPDWERGMVKLWPELHGRDFCCTPQADIIYNVLYSMGIYPDMKVRRIESRTVFPDMNVMLSHYSRVYNVQTERQEEILKSYLEEISDKKKDCCEISGTNMSTVFWWDVTQYGNNLYDGEYR, encoded by the coding sequence ATGAATACCAGGAGAAACAGCATCGGAGCTGACTGGGATCTCATCTGGAATGAGGTCAACAGTGCAAATATCAGCTGTGGTGCGTATGGTGAATGTGCCTCGATATGGGAGAGTAAGGAACAGGCAGAGAGTTTTCTGAAGAGTTCAGAGGATGACCCAACAAGGCTGAATTATATTCTTGGGGAACTGCCTTTATCTCCGGAATTTCGTGTACTGGATATCGGCTCAGGGCCGGGGACTGTTGCAGTGCCGGTTGCAGGTAAGGTTGCCCATGTAACGGCGGTTGAGCCTTCACCCGGTATGGCGGATGTCATGGAGAAGTATGCAGCCCGAAAAGGGGTGTCCAACCTGGATATTGTGAGGAAACGCTGGGAGGACCTTGACCCCTTTACTGAACTATCAGGCCCTTATGACCTTGTAATTGCTTCTTATTCGCTTGGGATGCAGGACCTGGGGGAGGCAGTCCGTAAGATGTGTGCGGTTTCGTCCGGACGGGTGTATATATTCTGGATTTCAGGGCTGCCGGACTGGGAGAGAGGTATGGTTAAGCTCTGGCCGGAGCTTCATGGCAGGGATTTCTGCTGCACTCCGCAGGCCGATATCATCTATAATGTCCTCTATTCCATGGGTATTTATCCGGATATGAAGGTCCGCAGGATTGAGAGCAGGACCGTGTTTCCCGATATGAATGTTATGCTGTCGCATTACAGCAGGGTCTATAATGTACAGACCGAAAGGCAGGAGGAGATTTTAAAGAGCTATCTTGAGGAAATATCAGATAAAAAGAAAGATTGCTGTGAGATCTCAGGAACAAATATGAGTACTGTCTTCTGGTGGGATGTCACGCAGTACGGGAATAATTTGTATGATGGAGAATACAGATGA
- a CDS encoding ISL3 family transposase, protein MLEKELFQLALNIEEPWYIENIEFNPDENKLDIWINFIAGSEFICPKCEKEDCKAYDTSEKIWRHLNFFQYKCYLHCRVPRVKCEECGIHLAKVPWSRKQSGFTLLMESLIIIMAQKMPVSHISELIGETDTRIWRVISHYVHKARDIEDFSDVTSIGIDETSCKKGHDYITVVADLDNSKVLYLTHGKDSSTIKSFKEDFLAHNGDIENISQICCDMSPAFISGSKENFPKAEVTYDKFHVMKIMNEAVDQVRREEQVNNLLLKRTRYIWLKNPQNLTSKQKKSLGNLKDMNLKTVRAYNIKLSLQMFWSVEDLNTAVKYLKKWYFWATHSRLEPVITAAKTIKSHWTGVVNYIKSHVTNGILEGLNSSIQTLKRTARGYKNIKNFMTMVYLRLGQLNFGLPT, encoded by the coding sequence ATGCTTGAAAAGGAACTATTTCAACTTGCATTGAATATTGAAGAGCCATGGTATATTGAAAATATTGAGTTTAATCCTGATGAAAACAAACTTGACATTTGGATTAATTTCATAGCAGGATCAGAATTCATTTGCCCTAAATGTGAGAAAGAAGATTGCAAGGCATATGATACATCTGAAAAAATATGGCGACATCTAAACTTTTTCCAGTATAAATGCTATCTTCATTGCCGTGTACCAAGAGTGAAATGTGAAGAATGTGGTATTCATCTTGCAAAAGTTCCCTGGTCACGAAAGCAAAGTGGCTTTACACTCCTTATGGAGAGCCTAATAATCATAATGGCCCAGAAAATGCCAGTATCACATATTTCTGAACTAATTGGTGAAACCGACACAAGAATATGGAGAGTTATTAGTCATTACGTTCACAAAGCTCGTGATATTGAGGATTTTTCTGATGTTACATCCATTGGTATTGACGAAACCTCGTGCAAAAAGGGTCATGACTATATAACGGTGGTTGCTGATCTGGATAATTCAAAAGTCCTGTATTTAACTCATGGAAAGGATTCCTCTACAATTAAGAGTTTTAAAGAGGATTTTTTAGCTCATAATGGTGATATTGAGAATATCTCCCAAATCTGTTGTGATATGTCTCCCGCTTTCATTAGTGGCAGCAAAGAGAATTTTCCGAAGGCCGAAGTCACTTACGATAAATTCCATGTCATGAAAATCATGAATGAAGCAGTTGATCAAGTTAGAAGGGAAGAACAGGTGAATAATCTCCTTCTTAAAAGAACACGCTATATTTGGTTAAAAAATCCTCAGAATTTAACCAGTAAACAAAAAAAGAGTCTTGGAAACCTAAAGGATATGAATCTAAAGACTGTAAGGGCATATAATATAAAATTAAGTCTTCAAATGTTTTGGAGCGTCGAGGATCTAAACACTGCGGTGAAATATCTAAAGAAGTGGTATTTCTGGGCAACACACTCAAGACTTGAACCAGTAATTACAGCAGCAAAAACAATAAAATCTCATTGGACCGGCGTGGTTAATTACATCAAATCTCATGTTACCAATGGTATCTTGGAGGGGTTGAATAGTTCAATTCAGACTCTCAAAAGAACTGCAAGAGGGTACAAAAATATTAAGAATTTTATGACTATGGTTTACCTGAGACTAGGTCAGCTTAACTTTGGGTTACCCACATGA
- a CDS encoding ABC transporter substrate-binding protein, with the protein MQVKGTAGWIISISALVFLLIFSAGCVSQTAEKGPLDTVADSGDYRTITDSRGVEVKIPAEITRVVTVSDGLVEGVMYALGVEDTLSGLGSACIQKDWTYSYPTDDGGYVNGSGGCNIMQVLYPEIRELPLVMQSGSAMNYETLSSLEPDVVILRLGSCSLQEKDSETAKKTIETIESLGIPLVVLYSPNCYEDASLSRISDEIGIIGDVFGKKEEAEEIAGYLESQTAFVEERTADIPEDEKPSVLMFGLSPTHRAQGGAGVVQGLGTTESYMIEDSVNAINAYQVEAGAFQIVNAEQVLALDPDVIVLCTAWGYHPPGELTEATYYESLRELSAVKTGRVMSLPWTPCNCAKRLEYPIDLMVIAKAAYPEKFENVALDEWLTGFYKNVYGVDDNTAEKLRAAQWMNWCVEE; encoded by the coding sequence ATGCAGGTAAAGGGAACCGCAGGGTGGATCATTTCGATTTCTGCCCTGGTCTTCCTTCTTATTTTCTCTGCCGGATGCGTATCCCAGACGGCAGAAAAAGGCCCTTTGGATACAGTGGCAGATTCAGGAGATTACCGGACTATTACCGATTCAAGGGGCGTTGAGGTTAAAATTCCGGCTGAGATTACACGTGTTGTGACTGTATCCGACGGGCTTGTCGAGGGTGTGATGTATGCACTTGGAGTTGAGGACACACTCTCAGGGCTTGGCTCTGCCTGTATTCAGAAGGACTGGACGTACTCTTATCCGACAGATGACGGCGGATATGTAAACGGTTCGGGCGGGTGCAATATCATGCAGGTCTTATATCCGGAGATAAGGGAGCTGCCGCTTGTTATGCAGTCAGGTTCTGCGATGAATTATGAGACTTTATCTTCGCTTGAACCGGACGTTGTGATCCTCAGGCTTGGCAGCTGTTCCCTCCAGGAGAAGGACAGCGAGACTGCAAAAAAGACGATTGAGACTATAGAATCACTTGGCATCCCGCTTGTTGTCCTGTACAGCCCCAACTGTTACGAAGACGCCTCGCTGTCCCGGATCTCTGATGAGATTGGGATTATCGGCGATGTCTTCGGTAAAAAAGAAGAGGCAGAAGAGATTGCCGGATATCTTGAGTCACAGACTGCTTTTGTAGAAGAGCGGACAGCAGATATTCCGGAAGATGAAAAGCCGTCTGTCCTGATGTTTGGCTTATCACCCACACACCGTGCACAGGGCGGTGCGGGTGTTGTCCAGGGGCTTGGGACAACGGAATCCTATATGATTGAGGATTCAGTAAATGCCATAAATGCCTACCAGGTTGAAGCCGGGGCGTTTCAGATTGTGAATGCCGAGCAGGTCCTTGCCCTTGACCCCGATGTTATCGTTCTCTGTACTGCATGGGGATATCACCCTCCCGGAGAGCTGACTGAAGCTACATACTATGAGTCACTGAGGGAACTTTCGGCTGTAAAAACCGGGCGTGTAATGTCACTGCCGTGGACGCCGTGCAACTGTGCAAAGAGACTGGAATATCCGATAGATCTGATGGTCATTGCAAAGGCTGCATATCCGGAGAAGTTTGAGAATGTCGCACTCGATGAATGGCTGACTGGATTTTACAAGAACGTATATGGCGTGGATGATAACACGGCAGAGAAACTCAGGGCAGCACAGTGGATGAACTGGTGTGTGGAGGAATGA
- a CDS encoding class I SAM-dependent methyltransferase — protein sequence MTENTDWNLVWKEKYEKNLLSRGKGDCAGIWDCKEKAKEFLDRSNKNPGRVREVVEFLNPDKDSRILDVGSGPGTLAVPLAKMAGHVTAVEPSPGMADVMAGYAAEEGVNNLNIVRKRWEDVVPGTDLMDSYDIVFASHSLGMPDIKESVEKMNAVSSGKVCLLWFAGITAWEQRMVDLWPQLHGREYCCGPKADVLFNLLCSMDIYPHAEPWTFANNFHYPDYDTAFDDLREQYGVSTAEQESVLARYLKSSLAEENGNLLFPGTTTGMKLWWETDRCR from the coding sequence ATGACAGAAAATACCGACTGGAATTTAGTCTGGAAAGAGAAATATGAGAAAAATCTTCTCTCAAGGGGGAAGGGTGACTGTGCAGGTATATGGGACTGTAAAGAGAAGGCAAAGGAGTTTCTTGACCGGTCAAACAAGAACCCCGGCCGTGTCAGGGAAGTTGTTGAATTTTTAAATCCGGATAAAGACAGCAGAATTCTGGACGTCGGTTCGGGGCCGGGGACTCTTGCAGTGCCGCTTGCAAAGATGGCCGGGCATGTGACCGCAGTTGAACCGTCGCCCGGTATGGCGGATGTTATGGCCGGGTATGCCGCAGAAGAAGGCGTTAACAACCTTAATATTGTACGGAAGAGGTGGGAGGATGTCGTTCCCGGAACTGACCTTATGGACAGTTACGATATTGTCTTTGCATCTCATTCGCTTGGAATGCCGGATATAAAAGAGTCTGTTGAAAAGATGAATGCGGTCTCATCCGGAAAGGTCTGTCTGCTATGGTTTGCCGGAATTACAGCATGGGAGCAGAGGATGGTGGATTTATGGCCTCAGCTTCACGGGAGGGAATACTGCTGCGGACCGAAGGCAGATGTGCTCTTTAACCTCCTCTGTTCAATGGATATTTATCCACATGCCGAACCGTGGACTTTTGCAAATAATTTCCATTACCCGGACTATGATACGGCATTTGATGATTTAAGGGAGCAGTATGGCGTATCCACCGCAGAGCAGGAGTCTGTCCTTGCCCGGTACCTGAAAAGTTCACTGGCAGAGGAGAACGGAAATCTCCTCTTTCCGGGGACAACCACAGGAATGAAACTCTGGTGGGAGACTGACAGATGCAGGTAA
- a CDS encoding vWA domain-containing protein, with protein sequence MVFDIGRPIETSGINYSSCKDRMKRLYVSGRRVDTLSEKNRGRYARICMPKDMDDIAFDATMRVASVHQKKRQKNGNRLIIKDSDIRERIRVGKVSVTCVFVVDISGSMGADKRMECAKGAVLSLLEDAYRNRDRVSIVAFRGSEAEVVLPLCNSVDLAYKYLREMPTGGKTPLSHGLMKAYEVLMNEKKKREDIIPLIILISDGRANYGFGKNIKEEIFSISERFRDERIHTVIIDTESVKNSFIKFQLGYCRDIAERSGGSYYSLSELSTEGVSSIALNEKERLVSSYI encoded by the coding sequence ATGGTATTTGATATCGGAAGACCTATCGAGACATCAGGAATTAACTACAGTTCATGCAAAGACCGGATGAAGCGTTTATATGTATCCGGGAGGCGTGTGGACACTCTTTCTGAAAAGAACCGTGGGAGGTATGCACGTATCTGCATGCCTAAGGATATGGACGATATCGCTTTTGATGCAACTATGCGTGTGGCATCTGTCCACCAGAAAAAAAGGCAGAAGAACGGAAACAGGCTTATAATTAAGGACTCTGACATACGTGAAAGGATAAGGGTCGGAAAAGTTTCTGTAACATGTGTCTTTGTTGTGGATATCAGTGGCTCAATGGGTGCGGATAAGAGGATGGAATGCGCAAAGGGTGCGGTTCTCTCGCTTCTTGAAGATGCCTACAGAAACAGGGACAGAGTCAGCATTGTTGCATTCAGGGGCAGTGAAGCGGAAGTTGTCCTGCCTCTCTGTAACAGTGTTGATCTGGCATATAAATATCTCAGGGAAATGCCCACCGGAGGAAAAACTCCCTTATCACACGGTCTTATGAAGGCTTATGAGGTCCTGATGAATGAGAAGAAAAAAAGGGAGGATATAATCCCTCTGATTATCCTCATCTCTGACGGCAGGGCAAATTACGGATTTGGGAAGAACATTAAGGAAGAAATTTTCTCAATATCCGAGAGATTCCGGGATGAGAGAATTCACACTGTAATAATAGATACGGAATCCGTTAAAAATTCCTTCATTAAATTTCAGCTTGGCTATTGCAGGGATATAGCAGAGAGATCAGGAGGTTCCTATTACTCTCTTAGTGAGCTTAGTACAGAGGGCGTCAGTTCAATTGCTCTGAATGAAAAAGAGAGACTTGTTTCTTCATATATTTAG
- a CDS encoding FecCD family ABC transporter permease, with protein sequence MTEHFSLREKLSNIGYDCSDGFNEAKKTAILGILFIILAVTASVAVVMGAYDITIADVYKTIFTHITFGDTTEIPKLHNTIIWDIRVPRILLAVFVGGALAIAGAVFQGVFRNPLVEPYILGVSSGAAFGAAMGIVFPAIFFSIQLSAFAFGSMAVAMAYMLARVRGETPIVTLILAGVIIGSIFAALVSLLKYMADDTALREIVFWLMGGFYYATWNDVFMLGPVVIVCFFILWALGWKLNILSMGDEEARTLGVNPERYKFIVVALATAVTAFAVSLVGIIAWVGLMMPHASRMLLGPDNRFVIPASLMMGGFYLIVCDTLARTITSAEIPVGILASILGAPYLCYLLRNKGGVIFG encoded by the coding sequence ATGACTGAGCATTTCAGTCTGAGGGAGAAGCTATCAAATATCGGCTATGACTGCTCCGACGGATTTAATGAGGCAAAAAAAACTGCCATCCTGGGAATATTGTTCATCATACTCGCCGTAACAGCTTCAGTTGCGGTTGTGATGGGTGCATATGACATAACAATTGCCGATGTCTATAAGACAATATTCACCCATATCACATTCGGAGATACTACTGAGATCCCAAAACTTCATAATACAATAATCTGGGATATACGGGTACCAAGAATTCTGCTTGCGGTATTCGTCGGCGGTGCTCTTGCAATCGCCGGTGCGGTATTTCAGGGCGTATTCAGAAACCCCCTTGTTGAGCCTTATATCCTGGGTGTGTCATCCGGAGCAGCATTTGGTGCCGCAATGGGAATAGTATTCCCTGCAATATTCTTCTCAATTCAGCTTTCAGCCTTCGCATTCGGATCGATGGCTGTTGCAATGGCTTATATGCTGGCACGGGTTAGAGGCGAGACACCGATTGTAACGCTCATCCTTGCCGGAGTCATTATCGGCTCCATCTTTGCAGCACTGGTATCACTGCTTAAATATATGGCGGACGATACGGCATTAAGGGAGATAGTCTTCTGGCTCATGGGCGGTTTTTACTATGCAACCTGGAACGACGTCTTCATGCTCGGTCCGGTTGTGATAGTCTGCTTCTTCATACTGTGGGCACTTGGATGGAAGCTTAATATCCTCTCGATGGGTGACGAGGAGGCAAGAACCCTCGGTGTAAATCCGGAGAGGTACAAGTTTATCGTTGTCGCCCTCGCCACCGCCGTAACCGCCTTTGCGGTCTCGCTTGTCGGCATAATTGCCTGGGTCGGGCTTATGATGCCCCATGCCTCAAGGATGCTGCTCGGCCCCGACAACCGCTTTGTGATTCCGGCCTCGCTCATGATGGGCGGATTTTACCTCATCGTCTGCGATACCCTCGCAAGGACAATTACAAGTGCCGAAATTCCGGTGGGGATTTTAGCCTCAATTCTTGGTGCACCGTACCTCTGCTACCTGCTGAGAAACAAAGGCGGTGTGATCTTCGGGTGA
- a CDS encoding ABC transporter permease: MIQPVAVYVLWLREMKKFVRAKSRVVGAIAMPAFMLVFLGLGFRRVEVPGLPESVGYLQYLVPGILGMTLLFTGAFVGMSVLMDRQFGFLKEVMVTPASRVSIVLGRISGGATTSIIQALMMLFISVFLGFHLPSLPDILISVFVMLLISIIFICIGLILSSVMKDMHGFNTMTNFIVFPIFLLSGALFPVENLPAPIRVFSYIDPLTYGVDALRGLMIGYSAFPLGFNLTVLVIVASAMIWISSISFKKSKPV; the protein is encoded by the coding sequence ATGATCCAGCCGGTTGCAGTTTATGTCCTGTGGCTAAGGGAGATGAAAAAGTTTGTCCGTGCAAAATCCCGCGTTGTCGGGGCTATAGCAATGCCGGCGTTTATGCTTGTTTTTCTGGGACTTGGATTTAGGAGGGTAGAGGTACCGGGGCTTCCGGAAAGTGTCGGATATCTTCAGTACCTGGTGCCCGGCATACTTGGAATGACCCTTCTCTTTACAGGAGCATTTGTCGGGATGTCTGTTCTGATGGACAGGCAGTTTGGATTTTTAAAAGAGGTCATGGTAACTCCGGCAAGCAGGGTTTCTATAGTACTTGGCAGGATCTCCGGGGGAGCAACAACTTCTATAATCCAGGCTTTAATGATGCTCTTTATCTCGGTATTCCTGGGTTTTCATCTGCCTTCCCTGCCGGACATTCTCATATCAGTCTTTGTAATGCTGCTGATTTCCATAATCTTCATCTGCATAGGGCTTATTCTCTCCTCTGTGATGAAAGACATGCATGGTTTTAATACAATGACAAATTTCATAGTATTCCCGATTTTTCTGCTCTCAGGTGCCCTTTTTCCGGTGGAAAACCTTCCTGCACCAATCAGGGTTTTCTCATATATTGATCCGCTCACTTACGGTGTCGATGCCTTAAGGGGACTTATGATTGGATATTCTGCATTCCCTCTGGGATTTAATTTAACAGTTCTTGTAATTGTCGCATCCGCCATGATCTGGATAAGCAGCATAAGTTTCAAAAAAAGCAAACCTGTCTGA
- a CDS encoding ATP-binding cassette domain-containing protein, whose amino-acid sequence MNSIELKEITKIFGDLTAVDNVSFSVKKGELFGLLGPNGAGKTTIINMLTTLLLPTSGKAEIEGYDIVKKPDDVRRNIGIIFQEPSLDIGLTGWENLEFHAMMYSINADERKRRIKEVLEVVGLTEKAGVLVEYYSGGMKRRLEIARGLIHHPKVLFLDEPTLGLDAQTRRKIWDYIKDLNNKYDLSIILTTHYMEEADYLCERIAIIDNGKIISLDSPESLKNQLEGDIITLKIPGEKVTFLRALEEKIKIKDLTQKGDTVLLTITEGENKIPELFLLAQKMGVEINSVNLRKPSLEDVFIHLTGSGIREEEGSRHAHIHAGMRRRMMR is encoded by the coding sequence ATGAATTCAATTGAACTAAAAGAAATAACCAAGATATTCGGGGATCTTACCGCAGTTGACAATGTATCCTTTTCTGTAAAAAAAGGAGAACTTTTCGGACTCCTTGGGCCAAACGGTGCCGGTAAGACAACTATCATCAATATGCTTACAACTCTTCTGCTTCCGACTTCCGGAAAAGCTGAAATTGAAGGCTACGACATTGTAAAAAAACCTGATGATGTCAGGCGGAATATCGGCATAATATTCCAGGAACCTTCACTTGATATCGGTCTTACGGGCTGGGAAAACCTGGAGTTCCATGCCATGATGTACAGCATAAATGCCGATGAGAGAAAGAGGAGAATAAAAGAGGTTCTTGAGGTTGTCGGGCTTACTGAAAAGGCCGGCGTTCTTGTGGAATATTATTCCGGAGGGATGAAGAGGCGGCTTGAGATTGCAAGAGGGCTGATTCACCACCCAAAGGTACTCTTTCTTGATGAACCGACTCTTGGCCTTGATGCACAGACAAGAAGAAAGATCTGGGATTACATAAAAGACCTCAATAATAAGTATGACCTCTCCATTATTCTTACAACCCATTATATGGAGGAAGCTGATTATCTCTGCGAGAGAATAGCAATTATTGATAACGGAAAAATCATCTCGCTTGATTCTCCGGAAAGCCTAAAAAACCAGCTTGAAGGAGATATTATTACACTAAAAATTCCGGGAGAGAAAGTTACATTTCTCAGAGCTCTTGAGGAGAAGATAAAGATAAAAGATCTGACACAAAAAGGGGATACAGTATTGTTAACAATAACAGAAGGCGAGAATAAAATCCCGGAACTGTTTTTACTGGCACAGAAAATGGGAGTTGAAATTAATTCCGTAAACCTGAGAAAGCCAAGCCTTGAGGATGTTTTTATTCACCTTACCGGAAGCGGCATTCGTGAGGAGGAAGGCAGCAGGCATGCCCATATCCATGCAGGAATGAGAAGGAGGATGATGAGATGA
- a CDS encoding ABC transporter ATP-binding protein: MIQVNDIHFSYGNFPVLSGISFGVDRGELCGLFGPNGSGKTTLFKCCLGFLKTGRGTVSMNGEPTSGKKTEELAKVVSYVPQEHKPPFPYLVREVVLMGRTPHLGGFFGVKKKDKQIALDALEKLEISDLSDRPYNQLSGGQRQMVLMARALAQDTPVLFLDEPTSALDFQNQMKIWKIMREISEDGKTIIACSHDPNHVSWFCDRVVVVGSEGIVANGPPSEVISEETLSVIYSDACSVRSIGGVRMVMPGCIMNPEKSRAAYSEYLSDPEMSSRACEVSLNAV; the protein is encoded by the coding sequence ATGATCCAGGTAAATGACATTCATTTCTCATACGGGAATTTTCCGGTCCTCTCCGGGATTTCCTTTGGTGTGGACAGAGGAGAGTTATGCGGACTTTTCGGCCCTAACGGGTCCGGGAAGACGACACTGTTTAAATGCTGCCTCGGCTTTCTGAAAACCGGAAGAGGGACAGTATCCATGAACGGTGAACCTACTTCAGGAAAAAAAACAGAAGAGCTTGCAAAGGTGGTCTCATATGTCCCGCAGGAGCATAAGCCGCCCTTCCCGTACCTTGTCCGGGAAGTTGTCCTGATGGGCAGGACTCCGCATCTCGGCGGATTTTTCGGCGTAAAAAAGAAGGACAAACAGATTGCCCTTGACGCACTTGAAAAACTCGAGATCTCAGACCTCTCAGACCGCCCTTATAATCAGCTCTCCGGCGGGCAGAGGCAGATGGTTCTCATGGCACGGGCGCTGGCACAGGATACGCCTGTCCTTTTCCTTGACGAGCCGACAAGTGCCCTTGATTTCCAGAACCAGATGAAGATCTGGAAGATTATGCGTGAGATATCAGAAGACGGAAAGACCATCATTGCGTGCAGCCATGACCCAAACCACGTCTCCTGGTTCTGTGACCGTGTGGTCGTCGTCGGCAGTGAGGGCATCGTCGCCAACGGACCGCCGTCCGAGGTCATATCAGAGGAAACTCTCTCTGTGATCTACAGTGATGCATGCTCAGTCAGGTCGATTGGCGGTGTCCGGATGGTTATGCCGGGCTGTATTATGAACCCGGAAAAATCCCGTGCGGCGTATTCAGAATACTTAAGCGATCCGGAGATGAGCAGCAGGGCCTGTGAAGTCTCCCTGAATGCAGTGTGA
- a CDS encoding ATP-binding protein: MTHHIRRNILPFTAIVGQDQMKLALILNAINPRIGGVLVRGEKGTAKSTAVRALAEILPEIEVIKGCPFNCNPHNPNELCDSCYEKLNNSESTDTVIRKVQVVTLPLGSTEDRVIGTIDIEEAIKEGTKCLEPGILAAVNRGILYIDEVNLLDDHVVDILLDSAAMGVNSVEREGISFSHPAKFILIGTMNPEEGELRPQLLDRFGLQVTVEGIADVSERVEVVHIADAFETDPISFMEEYDQKQKHFRERIVSAKEILPNVVISDELVHRIAQTCVDMGVMTHRAEITIVRTAKTISAFNGREEVTTEDVREAMALALPHRMRRKPFEDPQVDQQKINDMMQDDQKKTIMSRT, from the coding sequence ATGACTCACCATATACGCAGGAATATTCTGCCATTTACAGCAATTGTCGGGCAGGACCAGATGAAACTCGCACTTATTCTTAACGCAATTAATCCCCGGATAGGGGGAGTTTTAGTCAGGGGAGAAAAAGGCACAGCCAAATCTACCGCAGTCAGAGCACTTGCGGAAATTCTTCCGGAAATTGAGGTCATAAAGGGTTGTCCTTTCAACTGCAATCCACATAACCCAAACGAACTCTGTGATTCATGCTATGAAAAATTAAATAATAGCGAATCCACCGATACCGTAATACGCAAAGTACAGGTTGTTACACTCCCTTTAGGCTCAACTGAGGATCGTGTAATAGGAACGATTGACATTGAAGAGGCAATAAAGGAAGGAACAAAATGCCTTGAGCCAGGAATTCTTGCGGCTGTAAACAGGGGAATCCTGTATATTGATGAAGTCAACCTTCTGGATGACCATGTTGTTGATATCCTGCTTGATTCCGCAGCCATGGGGGTTAATTCTGTCGAACGTGAAGGAATATCATTTTCACACCCGGCAAAATTCATACTGATCGGAACGATGAATCCTGAAGAAGGAGAACTGCGTCCTCAGCTTCTTGACAGGTTTGGGCTTCAGGTTACAGTTGAGGGAATTGCCGATGTCAGCGAACGAGTTGAGGTTGTACATATTGCTGATGCCTTTGAGACAGATCCAATCTCATTTATGGAGGAGTATGACCAGAAGCAGAAGCATTTCAGGGAGAGAATTGTTTCTGCAAAGGAGATACTGCCAAATGTAGTTATCTCTGATGAACTTGTACACAGGATAGCACAAACATGCGTGGATATGGGAGTTATGACGCATCGTGCTGAGATTACAATTGTCCGCACCGCCAAGACGATCTCTGCTTTTAACGGTCGTGAGGAGGTAACAACCGAGGATGTCAGAGAGGCTATGGCCCTGGCCCTGCCGCACCGTATGAGAAGGAAACCTTTTGAAGACCCACAGGTTGACCAGCAGAAGATCAATGACATGATGCAGGACGATCAAAAAAAAACGATAATGAGCCGGACGTAG